From one Phocoena sinus isolate mPhoSin1 chromosome 4, mPhoSin1.pri, whole genome shotgun sequence genomic stretch:
- the LOC116752713 gene encoding keratin-associated protein 21-1-like: MCCKYYGNFCGYGCGNSYGCGFSPYYGYGYGTSYGCGYDCGYGTRYGCGYGFYCGCGYGTRYGCGYGLGYGCGYGSRYGCGYGTRCGCGYGSGYCSYWPVFYRRCYSSCC, translated from the coding sequence ATGTGTTGCAAGTACTATGGCAACTTCTGTGGCTATGGCTGTGGAAACAGCTATGGCTGTGGATTTAGCCCCTATTATGGCTATGGATATGGCACTAGTTATGGCTGTGGATATGACTGTGGCTATGGAACCAGATATGGCTGTGGATATGGTTTCTACTGTGGCTGTGGATATGGGACTCGCTATGGCTGTGGATATGGCTTAGGATACGGCTGTGGATATGGCTCCCGTTATGGCTGTGGTTATGGAACCAGATGTGGCTGTGGATATGGCTCTGGCTACTGCAGCTACTGGCCAGTTTTCTATAGGAGATGTTATTCTTCTTGCTGCTAA
- the LOC116752714 gene encoding keratin-associated protein 21-1-like produces MFCNYYGNSCDYRCGNSYDCGFSPYYGCGYGYGYGCGYGSYYGCGYGSGPGYCSYRMCCNYYGNSCGYGCGFSSYYSCGYGTHYGCGYGSGYGCGYGSRYGCGYGNRCGCGYGSGYCSYWPVCYGRCYSSCC; encoded by the exons ATGTTTTGCAACTACTATGGCAATTCCTGTGACTACAGGTGTGGAAACAGCTATGATTGTGGATTTAGTCCCTATTATGGCTGTGGATATGGCTATGGATATGGCTGTGGATATGGTTCCTACTATGGCTGTGGATATGGCTCTGGCCCTGGCTACTGCAGCTACCG CATGTGTTGTAACTACTACGGCAACTCTTGTGGCTATGGTTGTGGATTTAGTTCCTATTACAGTTGTGGATATGGGACTCACTATGGCTGTGGATATGGCTCAGGATACGGCTGTGGATATGGCTCCCGTTATGGCTGTGGTTATGGAAACAGATGTGGCTGTGGATACGGTTCTGGCTACTGCAGCTACTGGCCAGTTTGCTATGGGAGATGTTATTCTTCTTGCTGCTAA